CAGAGAACAAATAAAGAAACCTGTTAAGAAAAAAACAAAACGTAGAAAGACTTAATCGATAATGGCGATCGTCTCTTCCCACTCCGCCGACAACGGCAAAAATCGCAAATCCAAACCTAACCGCGAACCTAGCCCCAAAGCTAATCAAGCGCAGCAAAGTCTAGAGTTAGTCCAGGCAAACGCGAATCCAGAAGAGAAAATCGCCGAAGTTGCCCGATCACCCCAAGACGTAAGCATCCGTCCCCAAAACCTGGCTGAATACATTGGTCAGAAGGACTTAAAAGAACTTTTAAACATCTCGATCGCCGCTGCCAAATCTCGATCGTCGGTGCTCGATCACCTATTGCTATACGGCTCAGCGGGTCTAGGCAAGACCTCATTGGCATTAATTATGGCGCAGGAAATGGGGGTGGAATGTAAGATCACCTCTGCCCCAGCGTTGGAGCGTCCCCGTGATGTGGCTGGGTTATTGGTGAATTTGCAGCCAGGTGATATCTTGTTCATTGATGAAATCCACCGCCTGCCCAATGTGACCGAAGAAATCTTGTATCCAGCGATGGAGGATTTTCGGCTCGATATTACGATCGGCAAGGGGCGATCGGCCAGGATTCGCAGCGTTAATTTAAATCGATTTACGCTAATTGGCGCTACCACCAGGATTGGCGCATTGTCCTCACCACTGCGCGATCGGTTTGGGTTTGTGCAACACCTGCGTTTTTATGAGGTAGATGAGCTGGCGCAAATTGTGTTGCGGAGTGCGCAAATTCTAGGCACACCGATCGATCCGGCTGGGGCAATGGCGATCGCGGAACGAGCCAGGGGCACCCCCAGAATTGCCAATCGGTTACTGCGGCGGGTGCGGGACTATGCCGAGGTGAAGGCAAATGGATCGATAAATGCCACGATCGCAGCGGCGGCACTGGAGCTATTCAATGTCGATCCGCGCGGGTTGGACTGGATCGATCGTAAATTGCTCAGCATCATGATTGAAAACTTCAATGGCGGGCCGGTGGGCTTGGACACGATGGCGGCGGCGACGGGCGAAGACACCCAGACGATCGAAGAAGTCTATGAGCCTTACCTGTTGCAAATTGGCTACCTCAATCGCACGCCACGGGGCAGAGTGGTTACGGCGGCAGCCTATAAGCATCTGGGTTACCCCTCTCAGGGCGAGTTTAAGTTAGAAGGTTAGGGCTAGAGCTAAGGTAAAATCTCAAACTCCACCCCATAGGTCTCGACTAGGTCACAGGTGTGGTGATCGGTAATGTTGGTATCGCTCAACTCTAGGTTATAAAAATCCACCGCCTCACTTTCAAAAAATGGCCCCGCGTGCCAGGTGCCCACATTTAGCTTAATGAAGCAATCGCCGGGAATCTGAAACACCATAATTCCATCCAGTTCCGGCTTGGCGATCGGGTCAAGAAAATTACCCGGTGCGGCCACCCCCATAAACCATTCTTTGCCATTGAGAGAGCCTAAGCACTGGGTACATTTGAGATGACGGGTAATCCGATCGAAATTGAGGCCGCGATTTTCTAGATGCATGATATAAAAACGCGGAATGCCATCCTGGAGCAAAAGCTGTGCATCGTTATGATCGTAGGGTTTGCCATCCTCACGCGGGAAAATCACCTGACCATAATAGTGAAATCCTTCGGTGGTAATTCTTTGAGCTTTAACGCGTTTGGTCGCGCGGGACAGTGATTCTTCTTTCATTGCTTCCTATGCTGAGGGGGAGGCAGGGACTGGGAAATAATTTAAGCAAAACAATCAATACAAGCGCTTAGCCGATCGCAATTTGCAAACTGCTCTAGCCGATGAATTTATGCAAGCAAGTGTACCGCTAGAACCGTTATTTCCCGCGATTGCTTAATTATTAGTTAGTTTTGACCGCTAGTTTTAACCACGCATGATTATTTATAACCGAATCGATCGATCGAAAGCTGATCAATTACATCATCGCTAGTGGCACCACTCAACACAAAAGCCGCATAACGCTTTGCCAGAGTTGGCACATAAACCATCGGCGCGGTGAAGCTGGTAAATAAATGCACATTGCTATAGGCAGGCAGCTTACCTACGATCGGCAGGGCATCATGGCTGAAGGCCACCAGGCAATGCTGCCATTGACCGGGTAAGTTGGCTAATTGGGGCAAGACATTAGCAACTTTATGGCGAATTTGAGCCTCACTGGCGATCGCATCAACTTTTGCATTAGCGGTAGTTTGAATCCGGCTGAGTTGCCCCAGGCGAATACTGCGATCGTTAAACTGCACGGCTCCAGCATCTACCATTGGTGGCACCAGTTGCAAATTGGGCTGATCCCATTGTGGATCTTTCTCCTTGGTACTAGCGGCAAATTCCAGTTGCAGCCGATTCATGTCCGAAGGCATCACCAGCGATCGCAACGCCACGCCACGGGCATCCGCCACATCAATTAACTCGGCGTGGGTAAAGTAGAGAAAACTAGTGGGCAAGCCGGAAACCCGCAACAACTCACGACTAAAGCCACCCGCACAAATGACAATGTTTTCTGC
The sequence above is a segment of the Pseudanabaena sp. PCC 7367 genome. Coding sequences within it:
- a CDS encoding NAD(P)/FAD-dependent oxidoreductase, with the protein product MKTYDWIVIGAGITGAALAYELAKGGASVLAIDRSADFANATRFSYGGIFYWAGSTPLTQQLSHEGIEIQRNLSSELGFDTEFRNLPLLLTIAKDEDPDVMAAAYDNVELPPQRISVAEAQEIEPYLDPNNINGALLFQHAQVRAKSLATAYRSALQNLGGQILIAEVEQLLSDLVLSDLDQNKQDLQDREVNKRITSIATSQGNFQAENIVICAGGFSRELLRVSGLPTSFLYFTHAELIDVADARGVALRSLVMPSDMNRLQLEFAASTKEKDPQWDQPNLQLVPPMVDAGAVQFNDRSIRLGQLSRIQTTANAKVDAIASEAQIRHKVANVLPQLANLPGQWQHCLVAFSHDALPIVGKLPAYSNVHLFTSFTAPMVYVPTLAKRYAAFVLSGATSDDVIDQLSIDRFGYK
- a CDS encoding ureidoglycolate lyase is translated as MKEESLSRATKRVKAQRITTEGFHYYGQVIFPREDGKPYDHNDAQLLLQDGIPRFYIMHLENRGLNFDRITRHLKCTQCLGSLNGKEWFMGVAAPGNFLDPIAKPELDGIMVFQIPGDCFIKLNVGTWHAGPFFESEAVDFYNLELSDTNITDHHTCDLVETYGVEFEILP
- the ruvB gene encoding Holliday junction branch migration DNA helicase RuvB: MAIVSSHSADNGKNRKSKPNREPSPKANQAQQSLELVQANANPEEKIAEVARSPQDVSIRPQNLAEYIGQKDLKELLNISIAAAKSRSSVLDHLLLYGSAGLGKTSLALIMAQEMGVECKITSAPALERPRDVAGLLVNLQPGDILFIDEIHRLPNVTEEILYPAMEDFRLDITIGKGRSARIRSVNLNRFTLIGATTRIGALSSPLRDRFGFVQHLRFYEVDELAQIVLRSAQILGTPIDPAGAMAIAERARGTPRIANRLLRRVRDYAEVKANGSINATIAAAALELFNVDPRGLDWIDRKLLSIMIENFNGGPVGLDTMAAATGEDTQTIEEVYEPYLLQIGYLNRTPRGRVVTAAAYKHLGYPSQGEFKLEG